Proteins encoded within one genomic window of Mya arenaria isolate MELC-2E11 chromosome 13, ASM2691426v1:
- the LOC128213635 gene encoding uncharacterized protein LOC128213635, translating to MDEEEVAHRIVDEAVDEETLATWTKKELVIWLVNHRQKKSGNKQILIKRILRTVQFDDTDSDCETDTDNVSDEIPDISSVKSEWQPLATDNCPPTRSEDVENYFIYNKNPVSGKTQACHRQLKKARKFAKEGYVYDMDYNGLDNSNYCLIKAKCKPSMKELVTVECGQLARYYSLHAVLIKSTGRIEGGKCNCKTGLTGLCSHIGGLLITVVQIKNACTTKGCEWLRPQTDLQLKPQKLRDIKFSSNEEAPIKPHPEVYQAGPCQDPERFLEDIMAGLGKVYPQSVLYQTINPEITDVSDVISKYKPPFKYDDSVDLSSTVCQSEFRNFAAGIEVSDKEIERVEKSTKGQSANPIWKDVRTNILTASNFASICKKRPETKPDNLVGRLRGYRSNFDGKPLQYGRKKESQARRDYTQHHMKQCGRVNVEKTGLMISQDFPFLGASVDGLVRCDKCGLGVLEIKCPYNNRKTTPREHSQVKSSCLEIRDGKLKLKDNHDYMYQIMGQMKVLGLDWCDFVVWTKKGIHVERVTFSQDFWENKMLFQLKFFYNSFFLAECFTDRIKRGIDLFHSD from the coding sequence ATGGATGAAGAAGAGGTGGCGCATCGTATTGTAGATGAGGCAGTGGATGAGGAGACATTGGCAACATGGACCAAGAAAGAACTGGTGATTTGGCTGGTGAACCACAGACAGAAGAAGTCTGGAAACAAACAGATCCTCATAAAGAGAATACTCCGCACTGTGCAGTTTGACGACACTGACTCAGATTGTGAGACTGATACAGACAATGTATCTGATGAGATTCCGGATATAAGTAGTGTTAAAAGTGAATGGCAGCCACTAGCAACTGACAACTGTCCACCAACAAGAAGTGAGGATGTGGAGAACTATTTTATATACAACAAGAATCCAGTGTCTGGAAAAACTCAGGCCTGTCATAGACAGTTAAAAAAAGCTAGGAAATTTGCCAAGGAAGGTTATGTGTATGACATGGACTATAATGGACTGGACAATAGCaactattgtttaattaaagcCAAGTGTAAACCAAGCATGAAAGAACTTGTTACTGTGGAATGTGGACAATTGGCGAGATATTATTCACTACATGCTGTTTTGATTAAAAGTACAGGAAGAATCGAGGGTGGCAAGTGCAATTGTAAAACTGGTTTGACTGGTTTGTGTAGCCATATTGGGGGCCTTCTTATTACAGTTGTGCAAATTAAGAATGCCTGTACAACAAAAGGCTGCGAATGGCTGCGGCCACAGACTGACCTGCAGCTGAAGCCGCAAAAACTTAGAGACATCAAGTTTAGTAGTAATGAGGAAGCACCCATAAAGCCTCACCCAGAAGTATACCAGGCAGGGCCGTGCCAGGATCCTGAAAGATTTCTTGAAGACATCATGGCCGGACTTGGAAAGGTGTACCCCCAGTCCGTCTTATATCAGACCATAAATCCTGAGATTACCGACGTTTCAGATGTCATCTCCAAATACAAACCCCCATTTAAGTATGATGACAGTGTGGACTTAAGTTCAACTGTGTGCCAGTCTGaattcagaaactttgctgctGGAATAGAAGTCAGCGACAAGGAAATAGAAAGAGTGGAAAAGTCTACGAAAGGACAAAGTGCCAATCCAATTTGGAAAGATGTAAGAACAAACATACTTACAGCTTCAAACTTTGCGTCTATATGTAAAAAACGACCCGAAACAAAACCTGACAATCTTGTTGGTAGATTGCGTGGTTATAGGAGCAACTTTGATGGGAAACCCCTACAATATGGGAGGAAGAAAGAGAGTCAGGCACGCCGAGACTACACACAACACCACATGAAGCAGTGTGGAAGAGTTAATGTTGAGAAAACCGGACTAATGATTTCTCAGGACTTTCCATTCCTTGGTGCTAGTGTGGATGGTCTTGTTAGATGTGACAAATGTGGGCTGGGTGTATTGGAGATTAAATGTCCATATAATAACAGAAAGACGACACCAAGGGAACATAGCCAAGTGAAATCATCGTGTTTGGAGATTCGTGATGGTAAATTAAAGCTTAAGGACAACCATGATTACATGTACCAAATCATGGGCCAGATGAAAGTATTGGGGTTAGACTGGTGCGACTTTGTTGTGTGGACAAAGAAGGGGATACATGTTGAAAGAGTGACATTCAGTCAAGATTTTTGGGAAAATAAGATGCTCTTCCAGCTGAAATTTTTCTATAATTCATTCTTTCTTGCGGAGTGCTTTACTGACCGAATTAAACGTGGAatagatttatttcattcaGATTAG